Proteins encoded together in one Hevea brasiliensis isolate MT/VB/25A 57/8 chromosome 16, ASM3005281v1, whole genome shotgun sequence window:
- the LOC131174770 gene encoding uncharacterized protein LOC131174770: MEVIFSFEGLIPKECHATTGVLNSMEEMRFHRLSNLKHVCFKIPPEIKAFQKLQKLEVESCDNLINLFSPGLAKPLVKLQQIEITNCKMMEEIIGKEDEEKQEESMQKIVFPQLNSLTFGNLPNFKGFYSGIYALELPKIQKLTIFGEKCTVNESVLTRLLIRRKNTLRRIEGGQPSDGDLSNVRVLDVENCQDWVNFIPYILIECLQKLEKLSVRYCDSLMEIFDFEGVNADDGNVVTLSHFEEVWLCHLPKLVHIFNKIPKNVIGFQKLRKLDVYDCNSLRNILSVAVAKCLVQLQELDIGSCYMLEEIIVPKEDEKEEEASKDIIVFPKLKSLTFELLPSLKSFCNGIYALEFPLLESLNFRKCNGMKTFSYGSLSMPKLKELEINYENHQLMGSPDLNSTMSHLFKEVVANDESDSPEYEVDEVDDESDSSKHEVDEVDDESDSSRHEVDGVSDVRQL, translated from the exons ATGGAAGTGATATTTTCATTTGAGGGGCTGATTCCCAAGGAATGCCATGCTACTACTGGAGTACTCAATTCTATGGAAGAGATGCGTTTCCACAGGTTATCAAATTTGAAGCACGTATGCTTTAAGATTCCACCAGAAATCAAAGCCTTCCAAAAGCTACAAAAGTTGGAAGTAGAATCTTGTGACAATTTAATAAACCTTTTCTCACCTGGCTTGGCCAAACCTCTAGTGAAGCTACAACAAATAGAGATTACTAACTGCAAGATGATGGAGGAAATTATTGGAAAAGAGGATGAAGAAAAACAAGAGGAAAGCATGCAAAAAATTGTGTTCCCTCAACTAAACTCTCTGACTTTTGGGAATTTACCCAACTTCAAGGGTTTCTACAGTGGGATTTATGCTCTTGAATTGCCAAAGATACAGAAACTAACAATATTTGGTGAGAAATGCACTGTGAATGAATCG GTGTTGACAAGATTACTCATCCGTCGCAAGAATACTTTGAGAAGGATAGAGGGTGGCCAACCATCAGATGGTGATTTAAGTAATGTACGTGTTTTGGATGTTGAAAACTGTCAAGACTGGGTGAATTTCATTCCCTACATTTTGATAGAATGTCTTCAAAAGTTGGAAAAGCTTTCTGTGCGCTACTGCGATTCATTGATGGAGATATTCGATTTTGAAGGAGTGAATGCTGATGATGGAAATGTTGTAACACTCTCTCACTTTGAAGAAGTCTGGCTATGTCATCTACCAAAACTTGTGCACAtattcaacaaaattccaaaaaaTGTCATTGGCTTTCAGAAGCTGAGAAAGCTAGATGTCTATGATTGCAACAGTTTGAGAAATATATTATCAGTTGCTGTGGCTAAGTGTCTAGTACAACTCCAAGAACTAGACATAGGGAGTTGCTATATGTTGGAGGAAATAATTGTTCCAAAAGaggatgaaaaagaagaagaagcaagCAAGGACATAATTGTGTTCCCTAAACTAAAGTCTCTGACATTTGAATTGCTACCCAGTCTCAAGAGTTTCTGCAATGGGATTTATGCCCTTGAATTTCCATTATTAGAAAGTCTGAACTTTCGGAAATGTAATGGGATGAAGACATTCTCTTATGGATCATTAAGTATGCCAAAGTTAAAGgaacttgaaataaattatgagaaccATCAATTAATGGGATCTCCAGATCTTAATTCAACAATGAGTCACTTGTTCAAG GAAGTTGTTGCTAATGATGAATCTGATTCTCCGGAGTATGAAGTAGATGAAGTAGATGATGAGTCTGATTCTTCCAAGCATGAAGTGGATGAAGTAGATGATGAGTCTGATTCTTCCAGGCACGAAGTAGATGGTGTATCTGATGTTAGGCAACTTTAA